From Acidimicrobiales bacterium, one genomic window encodes:
- a CDS encoding tyrosine-type recombinase/integrase — translation MEESEQAEHCAEVHFLTRASEPRNNSVETANAALAGAYLDWCERVRDRSPRTVSSYRYVLGAYTRWLAHRGATTVSRRDMELFVLRPRPRGGDPAAATKRREVGVLRSFYTWLWEEGYTSEHMARGLHGPKPTDRDPKPIPDADWKRLWLADWDAETRTILGLAYFGGLRRRELWELTAGQLGTETITNFRRKGGAEKQLPISALLSIYETSEILAPLLVHRDLLTQALTEIGSTRASSDWLMSIRRTASLPEALNKRFTQWCRRVDISHYTPHQCRHSAATNLARAGLPPHLVMAMMNHSSLDVTMRYIRTSAADLNEWLTTR, via the coding sequence ATGGAAGAGTCGGAGCAGGCCGAGCACTGTGCGGAAGTTCACTTCCTCACCAGAGCGTCGGAACCTCGCAACAATTCCGTCGAGACGGCCAACGCAGCGCTGGCGGGCGCCTACCTCGATTGGTGCGAACGTGTCAGAGACCGCTCGCCTCGGACCGTGAGCAGCTATCGGTATGTATTGGGCGCCTACACGCGGTGGCTCGCTCACCGTGGCGCAACGACTGTGAGTCGACGCGACATGGAACTGTTTGTCCTCCGCCCGCGTCCCCGTGGCGGCGACCCCGCAGCTGCGACGAAACGGCGCGAGGTCGGCGTGTTGCGTTCCTTCTACACGTGGCTATGGGAAGAGGGTTACACATCGGAACACATGGCCCGTGGTCTGCATGGGCCGAAGCCCACTGACCGCGATCCGAAGCCGATTCCCGATGCCGACTGGAAGCGGCTGTGGCTGGCGGACTGGGATGCCGAGACCCGAACGATTCTCGGCCTAGCGTACTTCGGCGGGCTCCGCAGACGAGAGCTGTGGGAGCTGACTGCTGGTCAACTCGGTACTGAGACCATCACCAACTTCCGACGCAAGGGTGGCGCCGAGAAGCAGCTCCCGATCTCGGCTCTCCTTAGCATCTACGAAACATCGGAGATCCTCGCTCCGCTGCTAGTCCACCGTGACCTGCTCACCCAAGCTCTCACTGAGATCGGTTCAACCAGAGCCTCCAGCGATTGGCTGATGTCAATCCGACGCACGGCATCCCTCCCAGAGGCTCTCAACAAGCGGTTCACCCAATGGTGCAGGCGAGTCGACATCTCGCACTACACGCCGCACCAGTGCCGACACTCGGCCGCCACGAATCTGGCACGGGCGGGGCTACCCCCTCATCTCGTGATGGCAATGATGAATCACTCCTCGCTTGACGTGACGATGCGGTATATCAGGACATCAGCCGCTGATCTCAACGAGTGGCTAACTACTCGCTGA
- a CDS encoding PAC2 family protein, with product MTKAVDPTDLYTVLRIPDLIDPVLIVHFDGWIDAGVSAGNAARYLVEATGADPLVEFDTEWLLDHRARRPTMHLVDGVNAGVEWPKLEIAAGRDSNDRDVLILHGAEPDHNWRAFTTAVVDLTDRFGVRRVVSMGAYPAAVPHTRSTRLTITSPDVDLARSNEPRATIDVPAGMAAVLEQAFDAAGLEALTIWAQVPHYIPPGPYPAATQALIEGLEESAGITVSSGELGERALATRNHLDELVSDEASHKAMLAELERQHDQYGHDGATLPTSDELAAEVEQFLRSQDDNDNNDSDDNNESDGNDA from the coding sequence TCGATCCGGTCCTCATCGTCCACTTCGACGGCTGGATCGACGCGGGCGTTTCCGCCGGCAATGCGGCCCGGTATCTCGTGGAGGCGACCGGTGCCGACCCGCTCGTCGAATTCGACACGGAGTGGCTGTTGGACCATCGGGCCCGGCGCCCGACGATGCACCTGGTCGACGGCGTCAATGCCGGAGTCGAGTGGCCGAAACTCGAGATCGCGGCGGGTCGCGACAGCAACGACCGCGACGTGCTGATCCTCCACGGGGCCGAACCCGACCACAACTGGCGTGCCTTCACCACCGCCGTCGTCGATCTCACCGACCGGTTCGGCGTGCGTCGGGTCGTCTCGATGGGCGCCTATCCGGCCGCGGTCCCCCACACCCGCTCGACGCGGCTGACGATCACCTCTCCCGATGTCGACCTCGCCCGGAGCAACGAGCCCCGGGCCACCATCGACGTTCCGGCCGGGATGGCAGCGGTGTTGGAGCAGGCCTTCGACGCAGCCGGACTCGAAGCGCTGACCATCTGGGCGCAGGTGCCGCACTACATCCCTCCGGGCCCGTACCCGGCCGCGACCCAGGCCCTCATCGAAGGGCTCGAGGAGAGCGCCGGCATCACCGTCTCGTCGGGCGAGCTCGGCGAACGCGCCCTCGCGACCCGCAACCATCTCGACGAACTCGTCTCCGACGAGGCCTCCCACAAGGCCATGCTCGCTGAGCTCGAACGGCAACACGACCAGTACGGCCACGACGGTGCGACCCTGCCCACCAGCGACGAACTGGCGGCCGAAGTGGAGCAGTTCCTGCGCTCGCAGGACGACAACGACAACAACGACAGTGACGACAACAACGAAAGCGATGGGAACGACGCATGA
- a CDS encoding TIGR03617 family F420-dependent LLM class oxidoreductase yields MKIDAGIMGPLTGIGDRAAAMEAFGYDGLLTAELSHDPFFPVLLAADRTERVDLATGIAVAFARNPMILANIAWDLQEFSRGRFTLGLGSQIKPHIEKRFSMPWSKPAARMQDMIEAIHAIWDCWRTGEKLDHRGEFYQHTLMTPMFSPGVSEFADPKISLAAVGPLMTKVAGRVADGFVSHSFQTAEYLRDVTMPALEEGLAERGRSRSDIEVSIPMFVVSGTTEEEVAQRKQGVKQQIAFYGSTPAYKPVLEHHGWGDVQPELNRMSKEGKWVEMADVIDDEILSHFAVVAEPDGVAALVRERFGDLVDRVQFSADGDREVWGPVVEQIRAI; encoded by the coding sequence ATGAAGATCGACGCCGGGATCATGGGTCCCCTCACCGGGATCGGCGACCGCGCCGCCGCCATGGAGGCCTTCGGCTACGACGGCCTCCTCACCGCCGAGTTGTCGCACGACCCGTTCTTCCCGGTCCTGCTCGCTGCTGACCGCACGGAGCGCGTCGATCTGGCCACCGGTATCGCCGTCGCCTTCGCCCGCAATCCGATGATCCTGGCCAACATCGCGTGGGACCTCCAGGAGTTCTCGAGGGGGCGGTTCACCCTCGGGCTGGGCTCCCAGATCAAGCCCCACATCGAGAAGCGCTTCTCGATGCCGTGGTCGAAGCCGGCGGCTCGCATGCAGGACATGATCGAGGCGATCCACGCGATCTGGGATTGCTGGCGGACGGGCGAGAAGCTCGACCACCGCGGCGAGTTCTACCAACACACGCTGATGACCCCGATGTTCTCCCCCGGGGTCAGCGAGTTCGCCGACCCGAAGATCTCGCTCGCTGCCGTCGGCCCGTTGATGACCAAGGTCGCGGGTCGGGTCGCGGACGGATTCGTCTCGCATTCGTTCCAGACGGCGGAGTACCTGCGCGACGTCACGATGCCTGCACTCGAGGAGGGACTGGCGGAGCGGGGTCGGAGCCGCAGCGACATCGAGGTGTCGATCCCGATGTTCGTGGTGAGCGGCACGACCGAGGAAGAGGTCGCGCAGCGCAAGCAAGGTGTGAAGCAGCAGATCGCGTTCTACGGATCGACCCCGGCCTACAAGCCGGTGCTCGAGCATCACGGATGGGGTGATGTCCAACCGGAGCTGAACCGGATGTCGAAGGAAGGCAAGTGGGTCGAGATGGCCGACGTCATCGACGACGAGATCCTGTCGCACTTCGCCGTGGTCGCCGAGCCCGACGGCGTCGCCGCGCTCGTTCGGGAACGATTCGGCGACCTCGTCGACCGGGTCCAGTTCTCCGCCGACGGCGACCGCGAGGTGTGGGGCCCGGTCGTCGAGCAGATCCGCGCGATCTGA